A part of Paenibacillus donghaensis genomic DNA contains:
- a CDS encoding LTA synthase family protein: MLAWGVIFGDLLPWKSILTEIPFVWALFCLIERFASKRKLGYYMTVNLLLTAIFFAAIMYFKYYGVIVTYHAAEQVNQVTAVRNSVFSLMDPYYLLIFTDIIVLGFYFLFNKNGRNYKKDKINRSHINGNGRTGAKMKYSLLFAVSLGLCLFNILPNKASMNEIKKAQEMGILNYEAYTIFAQDEPVLVNARDITQDAVNTLKGIDTAAVSPYQGAGKGKNLIIIQLESFQSFLMGLKLDGQEVTPNLNKLVQDSLYFSNFYQMVGQGNTSDAEFVVNTSFYIPPRGAATMSYVDRVLPSLPRLLHENGYETATFHTNDVEFWNRSELYESLGWDHYYDHKFFGDEDVFFFGASDDVLYSKTAGKLQEMSTSGNPFYAQVISMSAHHPFTIPEEKYRMKLPERYEGTFVGDYIRSQNYADEAFGKFVEELKAKGIWDNSIIMVYGDHMGLPIYSLDNDDKELMTEIYGKDYSYEHMLNIPLIIHGAGNSGPQTMEQVGGEVDILPTAASLLGVSLENQLHFGQDLLSQTYNLLPERYYLPSGSFIASSGLLIPGNSFEDNTQYPIASGLQQPAASEDEYNRALKLLQLSHSYVSQLPEKAPQAE; encoded by the coding sequence ATGTTGGCGTGGGGGGTTATCTTTGGAGATCTATTGCCATGGAAATCAATATTAACTGAAATTCCTTTTGTGTGGGCGCTCTTCTGTCTGATTGAACGTTTCGCCTCCAAGCGCAAGCTTGGATACTATATGACTGTTAATCTGCTGTTGACCGCGATCTTCTTCGCCGCCATTATGTATTTCAAATATTATGGAGTTATTGTCACTTACCATGCGGCAGAGCAGGTGAATCAGGTCACCGCCGTCCGCAACAGCGTGTTCTCGCTCATGGACCCTTATTATCTGCTGATCTTCACCGACATTATTGTCCTGGGATTCTATTTCCTCTTCAACAAGAACGGACGCAACTATAAAAAGGATAAGATTAACCGCAGCCATATCAACGGCAACGGACGCACCGGTGCCAAAATGAAATACAGCCTGCTGTTCGCTGTCTCACTGGGGCTATGCCTGTTCAATATTCTGCCCAACAAGGCGAGCATGAATGAAATCAAAAAGGCGCAGGAAATGGGCATCCTCAATTATGAGGCTTACACGATCTTTGCTCAAGATGAACCTGTGCTGGTCAATGCGCGCGATATCACACAGGATGCCGTCAATACGCTGAAGGGCATCGATACCGCTGCCGTCTCGCCCTATCAGGGTGCCGGCAAAGGCAAGAACCTGATTATTATTCAACTGGAGTCCTTCCAGAGCTTCCTAATGGGTCTTAAGCTGGATGGCCAGGAGGTCACGCCTAATCTCAACAAGCTGGTTCAGGACAGTCTCTATTTCTCCAATTTCTATCAGATGGTTGGCCAGGGCAACACCTCCGACGCAGAATTTGTAGTGAATACTTCTTTCTATATTCCGCCGCGTGGAGCAGCCACTATGTCTTATGTAGACCGGGTGCTGCCAAGTCTGCCGCGCCTGCTGCACGAGAATGGCTACGAAACCGCCACCTTCCATACCAATGATGTCGAGTTCTGGAACCGGAGTGAGCTCTACGAATCTCTCGGCTGGGACCACTATTATGACCATAAATTCTTCGGTGATGAGGATGTCTTCTTCTTCGGAGCTTCCGATGATGTGCTGTACAGCAAGACGGCAGGCAAGCTTCAGGAGATGAGTACATCAGGCAACCCTTTTTACGCTCAGGTTATTTCCATGTCGGCCCATCATCCGTTCACGATTCCCGAGGAGAAATACCGGATGAAGCTGCCGGAGCGGTATGAAGGTACTTTCGTAGGAGATTATATCCGTTCCCAGAATTATGCCGATGAAGCCTTCGGGAAGTTTGTCGAGGAGCTGAAGGCCAAAGGAATCTGGGACAACAGCATCATTATGGTCTACGGCGACCATATGGGACTGCCGATTTATTCACTCGACAATGATGACAAGGAACTAATGACCGAAATATATGGCAAGGATTACAGCTATGAGCACATGCTTAATATTCCGTTGATTATTCATGGCGCAGGGAACAGTGGTCCGCAAACGATGGAGCAGGTGGGCGGCGAGGTCGATATTCTGCCAACTGCGGCCAGCCTGCTGGGAGTGTCGCTGGAGAACCAGCTGCACTTCGGCCAGGATCTGCTCAGCCAGACATACAATTTGCTGCCGGAGCGGTATTACCTTCCGTCCGGGTCCTTCATTGCCTCCTCGGGCCTGCTGATTCCCGGGAACAGCTTCGAAGACAATACCCAATATCCGATTGCATCGGGTCTTCAGCAGCCTGCCGCGAGCGAGGATGAATACAACCGGGCACTGAAGCTTCTGCAGCTGTCGCACAGCTATGTGTCCCAGCTTCCCGAGAAAGCTCCACAAGCGGAATAA
- a CDS encoding MarR family winged helix-turn-helix transcriptional regulator → MPQPLDPLMESIGLSMWRVQRRIISQMSLHQELGLTVPQFGLLRMIAQEKKSRVVQLAEKLEVKSSAVTVMLDRLELLGLVQREPDECDRRAVVVTITPPGEELLKEAEYRSKLLLAEHLAILEPGELECFARCYQILESQQRPPEIPSHIR, encoded by the coding sequence ATGCCGCAACCATTGGATCCGTTGATGGAGAGTATCGGCTTGTCAATGTGGAGAGTACAGCGCAGGATCATATCCCAGATGTCCTTGCATCAGGAGCTTGGTCTTACCGTCCCCCAGTTTGGCTTACTGCGGATGATTGCTCAGGAGAAGAAGTCGCGTGTAGTACAGCTGGCTGAGAAGCTGGAGGTGAAGTCCAGTGCGGTTACGGTCATGCTGGACCGTCTGGAGCTGCTCGGGTTGGTACAGCGCGAGCCGGATGAATGTGACCGCAGGGCAGTTGTGGTCACGATTACTCCCCCAGGCGAAGAGCTGTTGAAAGAGGCGGAATACCGCTCCAAGCTGCTGCTGGCCGAACATTTGGCGATTCTGGAGCCGGGGGAGCTGGAGTGCTTCGCCAGATGCTACCAGATCCTGGAGAGCCAGCAGCGTCCGCCGGAAATCCCTTCACACATTAGGTAA
- a CDS encoding methyl-accepting chemotaxis protein, whose translation MKLATKLTWMMLVVLLLVGSSIGLFGYRAAYKQIDEAAGIELVGCANITTGLIDPADIAALVAGDQSNLAAIEEQVGWIYDHKPVFKEAFILSLDGKILAADAKMKERGYKAGDSFYFNQKDKEMILSMGMKHDDVYSKVYTYEGTSLKTGYGPIYQDHDPSKPIVALMAINFDGPLIQERTMDIIVQPFIIGASILVLAILAAYLVIRRMIRPLTSLSQSVNLVAKGDLTQEPILLSNKDEIGLLARDFNEMTLNLRNLITQVNDTSLQVASSSQELSASAQETNRAGEHSVNVTIDLADGAHSQLQNLEASYKAVQEMSRFISVIAGTAGTAVEHANINTEKARTGRESMDSTTEQLMVMSGSISMLSGIINRLSSHSKEIESIVSVIASIAEETNLLSLNAAIEAARAGEEGRGFAVVAQSVRKLAERSAKSAAQIGSLIEMIVRQMDKATEMMAYSSQEMEQSTALVDTAGVSFAEIEESVSGMAVQSQQISATVGELSELAGGLVTAIQHIVAVSNQTAEGAETLSAASQEQLAAMEEVESSAAFLSSMADKLQMLVERFKV comes from the coding sequence ATGAAATTGGCAACAAAATTAACTTGGATGATGCTGGTCGTGCTCCTGCTCGTAGGCTCATCCATTGGATTGTTCGGTTACCGGGCCGCATACAAGCAAATTGATGAGGCAGCCGGCATAGAATTGGTGGGGTGCGCCAATATAACCACCGGCTTGATTGATCCGGCAGACATCGCCGCCCTTGTCGCAGGGGACCAGAGCAACCTTGCAGCAATTGAGGAACAGGTTGGCTGGATCTATGATCACAAACCTGTGTTCAAGGAAGCCTTTATCCTGTCGCTTGACGGCAAAATCCTGGCGGCAGACGCCAAAATGAAGGAACGGGGTTATAAGGCAGGCGACAGCTTCTATTTCAATCAAAAAGATAAAGAGATGATCCTGTCAATGGGAATGAAACATGATGATGTCTACTCCAAAGTTTATACATACGAAGGAACCTCACTCAAGACCGGTTATGGCCCAATCTATCAGGATCATGATCCCTCCAAACCTATTGTTGCACTAATGGCAATCAATTTCGACGGACCTCTAATTCAGGAACGGACTATGGATATTATTGTACAGCCTTTTATTATTGGAGCCTCCATTCTGGTGCTGGCTATCCTGGCTGCCTATCTGGTGATCCGCCGCATGATCCGCCCGCTTACCAGCCTTTCCCAATCCGTTAATCTGGTAGCTAAGGGAGACCTCACCCAAGAACCTATCCTGCTTAGCAACAAGGATGAGATCGGCTTGCTGGCGCGTGATTTCAATGAAATGACCCTGAATCTGCGCAACCTTATCACCCAGGTTAATGATACCTCACTGCAGGTGGCGTCCTCCTCGCAGGAGCTGTCGGCCAGTGCCCAGGAAACCAACCGGGCAGGAGAACACAGCGTGAACGTAACCATTGATCTTGCCGACGGCGCACACTCACAGCTGCAGAATCTTGAGGCCAGCTACAAGGCAGTTCAGGAGATGTCCCGCTTCATCAGCGTTATAGCAGGGACTGCCGGCACTGCGGTGGAGCATGCCAACATCAATACAGAGAAAGCCCGGACCGGCCGGGAATCGATGGATTCCACCACAGAGCAGCTGATGGTAATGAGCGGCAGCATCAGCATGCTCTCGGGAATCATCAATCGGCTGTCCAGCCACTCCAAGGAAATTGAGAGTATTGTCAGCGTGATTGCCAGCATTGCAGAGGAGACCAACCTGCTGTCACTGAATGCCGCAATAGAAGCCGCCCGTGCCGGCGAGGAAGGACGCGGATTCGCCGTTGTGGCCCAGTCCGTGCGCAAGCTGGCGGAACGTTCCGCCAAGTCGGCCGCCCAGATTGGCTCGCTGATCGAGATGATTGTCCGCCAGATGGACAAGGCCACTGAGATGATGGCTTACTCCTCACAGGAAATGGAGCAAAGCACGGCGCTGGTTGATACCGCAGGGGTATCCTTTGCCGAGATTGAGGAGTCGGTATCCGGCATGGCTGTCCAGAGCCAGCAGATTTCTGCGACGGTAGGCGAGTTGTCCGAACTGGCTGGCGGATTGGTCACGGCGATTCAGCATATTGTCGCCGTCTCCAACCAGACCGCCGAAGGCGCCGAGACCTTGTCGGCAGCCTCGCAGGAGCAGCTGGCCGCGATGGAGGAAGTGGAATCTTCCGCCGCATTCCTGTCGTCCATGGCCGACAAGCTGCAAATGCTGGTCGAACGATTTAAGGTGTAG
- a CDS encoding putative bifunctional diguanylate cyclase/phosphodiesterase encodes MDQMGIHYNIWIVLLSFAIAVTAAYSALNLISQVFRSAGRVRRLWLLSGASVLGSGVWAMHFVGIMASRLPVEVSYHPGRTALSLLVSIVLCYLALGLASSASRVQPLRLLAAGLLLSGGMSGMHYIGMSAMEMQATIHYNLFYQGAAVLFAVLFVCLGILQLRRFRMNSGFSLWKLLSALLIGLSVTGMHYASIRGSEFSYSGWLEPGLPLMKTDVILLVGVSMITLFMLAVSGGAVLLDRHVLERMAYHDPLTGLPNRHGLERYFNQDFFGKTTGAVFFVDLDRFKSINDTLGHDIGDMLLQEVARRLRAGVDGRGKVFRLGGDEFLIALPDCTVERAQDEALNLLQELKKYYSIEQNELYVTASLGISMAPLHGTDRSSLMKAADTALYTAKDSGKNKFSIFDQEMNRHQLRRMSLEKDLRKALARSEFMVVYQPKWDSLMNVTVGLEALLRWRHPEHGIISPVEFIPIAEETGLIVPITYWMLHEVCSQNMLWHRERVVNVAVSINMSARMFEGGGLYEIVEEALIRAGLEPHFLELEITESIAMNNMEETVAQLSKLRLLGVRVSLDDFGTGFSSLGNLDEIPVNTLKIDQIFIRKSKMHSKKAIISNIIAIASNLNMEVVAEGVETSEQIELLQSLGCNVMQGYYYGKPMPVHELGEWFIANTA; translated from the coding sequence ATGGATCAAATGGGAATCCACTACAACATATGGATTGTATTACTATCTTTTGCGATTGCTGTAACCGCAGCGTATTCGGCGCTTAATCTAATATCGCAGGTCTTTCGTTCGGCGGGCAGGGTCCGGCGGCTATGGCTGCTCTCTGGAGCCAGTGTGCTTGGGAGCGGCGTATGGGCCATGCATTTTGTCGGCATCATGGCAAGCCGCCTGCCGGTTGAAGTCAGCTATCACCCGGGCCGGACGGCCCTGTCGCTGCTGGTCAGCATCGTGCTGTGCTATCTGGCACTTGGGCTTGCATCCTCGGCTTCACGTGTGCAGCCGCTGCGTCTGCTTGCAGCCGGACTGTTGCTGAGCGGGGGGATGTCGGGGATGCATTATATCGGGATGTCCGCGATGGAAATGCAGGCCACCATCCACTACAATCTGTTCTATCAGGGAGCTGCTGTATTATTCGCCGTGCTCTTTGTTTGTCTGGGGATCTTGCAGCTGCGCAGATTCAGAATGAACTCCGGGTTCAGCCTCTGGAAGCTGCTATCGGCCTTGTTAATAGGTCTATCTGTAACGGGCATGCATTACGCAAGTATCAGGGGAAGTGAATTCAGCTACTCCGGCTGGCTGGAGCCAGGCCTCCCTTTGATGAAGACCGATGTGATCCTGCTGGTCGGCGTGTCGATGATCACCCTGTTTATGCTGGCGGTCTCCGGGGGAGCTGTGCTGCTGGATCGCCATGTGCTGGAGAGGATGGCTTATCACGATCCATTGACCGGCTTGCCCAATCGTCATGGTCTGGAGCGTTATTTCAACCAGGATTTCTTTGGCAAAACGACCGGAGCGGTATTTTTTGTTGATCTGGACCGCTTCAAATCGATTAATGATACATTGGGTCATGACATTGGCGATATGCTGCTGCAGGAGGTTGCGCGGCGCCTCAGGGCAGGTGTGGACGGCAGGGGGAAGGTGTTCCGGCTCGGCGGTGACGAATTTCTGATTGCCCTGCCGGACTGCACGGTGGAGCGGGCGCAGGATGAGGCGCTGAACCTGCTGCAGGAGCTTAAGAAATATTACAGCATAGAGCAGAATGAGCTGTATGTAACGGCAAGCCTCGGCATCAGCATGGCACCGCTGCACGGGACGGACCGATCCTCTCTAATGAAAGCCGCAGACACGGCATTGTATACAGCGAAGGATTCGGGCAAGAACAAGTTCAGCATCTTCGACCAGGAGATGAACCGGCATCAGCTGCGCCGGATGTCTCTGGAGAAGGATCTGCGCAAAGCGCTGGCCCGCTCCGAATTTATGGTCGTGTATCAGCCCAAGTGGGATTCTTTGATGAATGTTACGGTAGGCCTGGAGGCACTGCTGCGCTGGAGGCATCCGGAGCATGGAATCATCTCGCCGGTAGAATTCATTCCGATTGCGGAGGAGACCGGACTGATTGTCCCGATCACCTATTGGATGCTGCATGAGGTATGCAGCCAGAATATGCTCTGGCACCGGGAGCGGGTGGTGAATGTTGCCGTATCCATCAACATGTCGGCCCGGATGTTTGAGGGCGGAGGGTTGTATGAGATAGTCGAGGAAGCACTGATACGGGCGGGTCTGGAGCCGCATTTCCTGGAGCTTGAGATCACCGAATCGATTGCGATGAACAATATGGAGGAGACGGTCGCCCAACTGTCCAAGCTGAGGCTGCTTGGGGTCAGAGTCTCCCTTGATGATTTCGGAACCGGCTTCTCCTCGCTGGGCAATCTTGATGAGATTCCGGTCAATACCCTTAAGATTGACCAGATCTTTATCCGCAAGAGCAAGATGCACTCGAAGAAAGCCATTATCAGCAATATCATTGCCATTGCCAGCAATCTGAACATGGAGGTTGTGGCTGAGGGAGTAGAGACTTCGGAGCAGATTGAGCTGCTGCAGTCGCTTGGCTGCAATGTCATGCAGGGGTATTATTACGGCAAGCCCATGCCTGTTCATGAACTGGGAGAATGGTTCATAGCGAATACAGCCTGA
- a CDS encoding ABC transporter ATP-binding protein: MGLTEEEPVISISGLWMNYSDRMVLRGIDLKVYRGQIIGYIGPNGAGKSTTVKIMLGLVEGYNGTVEIFGQDISSGDVAYKRRIGYVPEVAELYDSLTAREYLTFIGELYGMERSDAAGKAEKLAALLGLDKAFDNRIVSYSKGMKQKVLLISSMLHDPDILFLDEPLSGLDANSVMVVKEIFASLAARGKTIFYSSHIMDVVEKISSRIILLSGGDIIADGSFTELKEMSREGSLEGIFNELTGFDKYLDIAGEFVAVVEGESHEG, encoded by the coding sequence ATGGGCTTAACAGAAGAAGAACCGGTAATTTCCATTTCCGGCTTATGGATGAATTACAGCGACAGAATGGTGCTCAGAGGGATTGACCTTAAGGTATACCGGGGTCAGATCATTGGATACATAGGCCCTAACGGGGCAGGCAAAAGCACGACTGTCAAGATTATGCTCGGTCTTGTGGAAGGGTATAACGGAACCGTTGAAATCTTCGGCCAAGATATCTCCAGCGGAGATGTGGCCTACAAGCGGCGAATTGGCTATGTGCCGGAAGTTGCCGAATTGTACGACAGTCTGACTGCCAGGGAGTATCTGACCTTTATCGGTGAGTTATATGGAATGGAGCGCAGCGATGCCGCAGGCAAAGCAGAGAAGCTGGCGGCTCTGCTGGGGCTGGACAAGGCTTTTGACAACCGTATCGTGTCTTACTCCAAAGGTATGAAGCAGAAGGTGCTACTGATCTCCAGCATGCTGCATGATCCGGATATTCTATTTCTGGACGAGCCGCTGAGCGGACTGGATGCCAACTCCGTTATGGTGGTGAAGGAGATCTTTGCTTCGCTTGCCGCCAGAGGGAAGACGATCTTCTACTCCTCGCATATTATGGATGTCGTGGAGAAGATCAGCAGCCGGATTATCCTGCTCAGCGGCGGGGACATCATTGCCGACGGCAGCTTCACGGAGCTTAAGGAGATGAGCAGAGAAGGCTCGCTGGAGGGTATTTTTAATGAGCTGACAGGGTTTGATAAATACCTTGATATTGCCGGTGAATTCGTTGCGGTGGTTGAAGGGGAATCCCATGAAGGATAA